The Pigmentiphaga aceris DNA segment CATGACCTGGCCAATGCGCGCAAGCTGGATGCAGACTTCGTGGCACTGGGCAATGTGCTGCCCACGCCCTCGCATACCGACCGGGCACCGCTGGGCTGGCAGCAATTTGCCGCGCTCAATCTCCAGGCGGGCTTGCCGGTATTTGCGCTGGGCGGACAAGGGCCGGACACACTGGCGACCGCGATTGGTCACGGCGCGCATGGGATTGCGGCGATTCGTGGGGTGTGGGACGAATAAACGGAACGAACAAGAGGCTGGGTAAGCGCGGGTCGATCAGGTCAGCGCTGAATATCCAGATGTGAAACGGGGCTCAGGTCAAAAACCTGAGCCCCGTTTTTTTCAGACAGCGTCGGAAAAGAATTGCCTGTGGCAGTCATGCCGCCAACCGACGCGACACGTCTATTGCAGCGGTCTATCGAGGCTGTACATCAAAGCAGCCCATCGAAGCCTCACTGCAGCTTGTACGTATCCAGCTTGTCGGGCGCGTCACCGCTCAATCCATCGTTTTCCAGCGGTGCGCCAGGAATCGAGAACTTCTCGGCGGCCCATGCGCCCAGATCGATCTTCTTGCAGCGTTCCGAGCAGAACGGTCGATACGGGCTATCCGGGCCCCATTCGACCGGACGCGAACAGGTGGGGCATTTCACTTTGGGCATTGCGGCAACAGTTCCTGGGTGGGGGCAGACCTCGGCGTCGCGCTACGAGGTGAACGCAACACCGCTTCCTGCAATATTCAGGGGTTCGCGCACAGGGCGAACTGGAATGGCACGTCGTGCGACACCGGCTGCGGGCGCATCGCGCCGTCCTGGCTGAAAAATCGGATGGACGCCATGTACTTGTTGGCGCTGATCTCGGGAAACACGCCCAACTGCGGGTCGATATACACCCGCATCAACAAGTAGCCCTTGCCGTCCAGCGGACGACGAAAGTTACCTTGTTGCGCCAATGCATCGACCCGTTGGCCGGATTCACGCAGCAATTTCAGCGCAATCGCCAGGCCATGACGCAACGGCAACAAGGACGATGTCCATTCGATGAAATCCTTCTCGCGAAGTTCCGCCGGTTTGTGACGCCACGCATGGTACGACGGCAGGTCGAATTCACAGACGCCGCCCGGGATCGCCAGGCGGCTGCGAATGCTGTTCAACCAGTCGTGATCGCGCAAAGCCTGACCCGGTTTGCCGGTGGCCACGGTCAAGGCGGCAATCGCCTGCTCGATGTGGCCCAGCATGGTCGCCAGCAGATCCTGATCGACACCGGGGTGTTCGCGCAAACCGGCCAGCGACTGGCGTTGCTTCTCCAGATCCTGGGCAAGATCACTGCGCACGTCGGCACGCGCAGTCACATCCAGAATGTCAAAAAGCAGCGTCAGTGCAACGTGATGCTCACGTGCATCGCCGCGCCCGATGAAGAAAAACAGCTTCTCGAACAGGTCTTCAAGCCTAAGCAGCGTGCGAATCCGCTCATTGAATGGGTAGTCGTAAAGAATCACGTTTGCCCGTCCGGGTCGAATGCATGATGTACCCACGCGGTTGCCGACGAGCAAGCCGCAAGCGGATTCCGTTCGTACCGTCTCAATACGCTACCGAGGAAGAAAAACGCGTGGCGAGTTCGGAAGAACACAGTAGCGCGTCAGGCCAAGGATGACAATTCACGCCAGCGCGCGTGCAGCGTCTCGACGCGTGCTTCCAGCTCGTCGGCAGTCGTGGCACCGTCATTGACGATGACGTCATCGGCCGCACCCAGGCGCTCGTCGCGCATTGCCTGCACCAACATGA contains these protein-coding regions:
- the yacG gene encoding DNA gyrase inhibitor YacG, yielding MPKVKCPTCSRPVEWGPDSPYRPFCSERCKKIDLGAWAAEKFSIPGAPLENDGLSGDAPDKLDTYKLQ
- the zapD gene encoding cell division protein ZapD, translating into MILYDYPFNERIRTLLRLEDLFEKLFFFIGRGDAREHHVALTLLFDILDVTARADVRSDLAQDLEKQRQSLAGLREHPGVDQDLLATMLGHIEQAIAALTVATGKPGQALRDHDWLNSIRSRLAIPGGVCEFDLPSYHAWRHKPAELREKDFIEWTSSLLPLRHGLAIALKLLRESGQRVDALAQQGNFRRPLDGKGYLLMRVYIDPQLGVFPEISANKYMASIRFFSQDGAMRPQPVSHDVPFQFALCANP